A stretch of Kyrpidia spormannii DNA encodes these proteins:
- the rplP gene encoding 50S ribosomal protein L16: MLMPKRVKHRKEQRGRLKGRSKGGNEIAFGEYGLQALEPAWITNRQIEAARIAMTRYIRRGGKVWIKIFPAKPVTKKPAETRMGSGKGSPEQWVAVVKPGRILFELAGVPEEVAKEAMRLASHKLPIKTKFVTRGEMGGDSHEA, translated from the coding sequence ATGCTAATGCCCAAGCGCGTCAAACATCGGAAAGAACAGCGCGGGCGCCTGAAAGGCCGATCGAAGGGCGGCAACGAGATTGCCTTTGGCGAATACGGCCTTCAGGCTTTGGAACCTGCGTGGATCACCAACCGGCAGATCGAGGCGGCGCGAATTGCTATGACCCGTTATATCCGCCGGGGCGGAAAAGTGTGGATCAAGATCTTCCCGGCCAAGCCCGTGACGAAAAAGCCGGCGGAGACCCGTATGGGAAGCGGAAAAGGTTCCCCGGAGCAGTGGGTTGCCGTGGTGAAGCCTGGGCGCATCCTGTTTGAGCTGGCCGGCGTTCCGGAAGAAGTGGCGAAGGAAGCGATGCGCCTCGCTTCTCACAAGCTCCCCATCAAGACGAAGTTTGTGACCCGGGGTGAAATGGGTGGTGACAGCCATGAAGCCTAA
- the rpmC gene encoding 50S ribosomal protein L29: protein MKPKDLRHLSDDEIQDKVNDLKEELFNLRFQLATGQLDNPMRIRQVKKDIARAKTILRERELGIR, encoded by the coding sequence ATGAAGCCTAAGGACTTGCGGCACCTGAGCGATGATGAGATTCAGGATAAGGTCAATGACCTCAAGGAGGAACTGTTCAACCTGCGGTTTCAATTGGCAACGGGACAGCTCGACAACCCCATGCGGATTCGGCAGGTAAAAAAGGACATTGCCCGGGCGAAGACGATCCTTCGGGAAAGGGAACTCGGGATTCGCTGA
- the rpsQ gene encoding 30S ribosomal protein S17, with amino-acid sequence MSEERNQRKTRIGKVVSDKMDKTIVVAVVQSVTHPLYGKTVKRTTKFKAHDENNEARIGDTVKIMETRPLSKEKRWRLVEILERAEVL; translated from the coding sequence GTGAGCGAAGAGCGGAATCAGCGCAAGACCAGGATTGGCAAGGTCGTCAGCGACAAGATGGATAAAACCATTGTCGTGGCGGTGGTCCAGAGCGTGACCCACCCACTGTACGGGAAAACCGTAAAGCGGACGACCAAGTTTAAGGCGCACGATGAGAATAACGAGGCCAGGATCGGGGACACTGTCAAGATTATGGAGACCCGGCCCCTTTCCAAGGAGAAGCGTTGGCGCCTCGTGGAAATTTTGGAGCGGGCGGAAGTCCTGTAA
- the rplN gene encoding 50S ribosomal protein L14: MIQPQTRLVVADNSGAKEIMCFRVLGGSNRKTANIGDIIVASVKSATPGGVVKKGDVVKAVIVRSRRGVRRADGSYIRFDENAAVIIREDKSPRGTRIFGPVARELRDRDFMKIISLAPEVL, encoded by the coding sequence ATGATTCAGCCGCAAACCAGACTGGTGGTAGCCGACAATTCCGGGGCCAAGGAGATCATGTGTTTCCGGGTTCTTGGCGGTTCAAACAGGAAGACGGCGAACATCGGCGATATCATTGTTGCCTCGGTGAAAAGTGCAACACCCGGCGGCGTTGTCAAAAAAGGAGATGTGGTCAAGGCGGTGATCGTGCGATCCCGACGGGGAGTGCGACGGGCGGACGGCAGTTATATCCGCTTTGACGAAAACGCAGCGGTGATCATTCGAGAAGACAAGAGTCCTCGGGGCACGCGGATTTTTGGGCCGGTGGCCCGAGAGCTCCGAGATCGGGATTTCATGAAGATCATTTCACTGGCTCCGGAAGTGTTGTAA
- the rplX gene encoding 50S ribosomal protein L24, whose amino-acid sequence MRIKKGDMVAVIAGKDKGKKGRVLAAYPKRQRVLVEGVNMVKRHMKPNPTYPQGGIISKEAPLHVSNVMIVDPKTGEPTRVGMKILADGKKVRYAKKSGEILDK is encoded by the coding sequence ATGCGGATCAAGAAGGGCGACATGGTGGCGGTGATCGCTGGCAAGGACAAAGGGAAAAAGGGCCGGGTGCTGGCGGCTTATCCGAAAAGGCAGAGGGTGCTGGTGGAAGGCGTGAACATGGTCAAGCGCCATATGAAGCCAAACCCCACTTATCCCCAGGGAGGCATCATCTCCAAGGAAGCTCCCCTTCACGTTTCAAACGTGATGATCGTGGACCCGAAAACCGGCGAACCGACTCGGGTGGGGATGAAGATCCTTGCGGACGGCAAAAAGGTCCGGTACGCGAAGAAGTCCGGTGAAATCCTAGATAAGTGA
- the rplE gene encoding 50S ribosomal protein L5, with translation MAPRLLERYKRDVIPALMQRFGYRNVMQVPKVEKVVLNIGLGEAVQNPKALDAAVDDLTAISGQKPVVTRARKSVASFKLRAGMPIGVKVTLRGDRMYYFLDKLFNVALPRVRDFRGVSPRAFDGRGNYSLGLREQLIFPEIDYDKIDKVRGLEVIIVTTADSDEEARELLAQLGMPFRAS, from the coding sequence GTGGCGCCCCGACTGTTAGAGCGGTACAAGCGGGATGTGATTCCCGCCCTCATGCAGAGATTCGGCTACAGGAACGTGATGCAGGTTCCCAAGGTTGAGAAGGTGGTCCTCAATATCGGACTTGGGGAGGCAGTTCAGAACCCCAAGGCTCTCGATGCGGCGGTAGATGATTTGACGGCGATCTCCGGCCAGAAACCCGTGGTCACCCGGGCTCGCAAGTCCGTGGCCAGTTTCAAGCTGCGGGCGGGAATGCCCATCGGAGTCAAGGTCACTTTGCGCGGAGATCGGATGTATTATTTTCTTGATAAGCTATTCAACGTCGCGTTGCCCCGGGTTCGAGACTTCCGCGGCGTGTCGCCCAGGGCCTTTGACGGGCGCGGAAACTATAGTCTGGGACTTCGGGAACAACTGATTTTCCCGGAGATCGATTACGATAAAATCGACAAAGTCCGCGGCCTGGAGGTCATCATCGTAACCACGGCGGACAGCGACGAAGAGGCCCGGGAACTGTTGGCGCAGTTGGGTATGCCCTTTCGGGCGAGCTGA
- a CDS encoding type Z 30S ribosomal protein S14, whose translation MAKKSMIVKAQRKPKFKTRAYTRCQLCGRPHAVLRKFGVCRICFRELAYQGRLPGVKKASW comes from the coding sequence GTGGCGAAAAAATCGATGATCGTGAAGGCGCAGCGCAAGCCGAAGTTCAAGACTCGGGCGTACACCCGCTGCCAGCTGTGTGGCCGTCCGCACGCGGTCTTGCGCAAATTTGGCGTCTGCCGGATCTGCTTCCGGGAACTTGCCTATCAAGGGCGGTTGCCGGGGGTCAAGAAGGCAAGCTGGTGA
- the rpsH gene encoding 30S ribosomal protein S8, which produces MVMTDPIADMLTRIRNANLVGHEKVEIPASNVKRAIANILKEEGFIRDAEFIPDNKQGMIRVFLKYGPNNERVITGLKRISKPGRRVYVKNDAVPRVLGGLGLAILSTSRGIMTDKDARRNGVGGEVICYVW; this is translated from the coding sequence ATGGTGATGACCGATCCGATCGCCGATATGTTGACGCGCATCCGAAACGCCAATTTGGTCGGGCATGAGAAGGTCGAGATTCCCGCGTCCAACGTGAAGCGTGCTATCGCGAACATCCTAAAAGAAGAAGGGTTCATCCGGGACGCTGAATTTATCCCCGACAACAAGCAGGGCATGATCCGGGTGTTCCTCAAGTACGGGCCCAACAATGAACGGGTGATCACCGGTCTGAAGCGGATCAGCAAACCCGGCCGCCGCGTGTACGTGAAGAATGATGCCGTGCCCAGGGTTTTGGGCGGACTGGGCTTGGCTATTTTATCGACGTCCCGGGGGATTATGACCGATAAAGATGCGCGGAGAAACGGTGTGGGTGGCGAAGTCATTTGCTACGTGTGGTGA
- the rplF gene encoding 50S ribosomal protein L6 — protein MSRIGRKPIEIPAGVEVSIDGQTVTVKGPKGTLTRNIHKDMVVTIEGNQVVVTRPSDEKLHKSLHGTTRSVIANMVEGVTKGFQKNLELVGVGYRAVKSGNKVTLSLGFSHPVELVPDAGIEIDVPAPNKLVVRGIDKEQVGTVAASIRRIREPEPYKGKGIKYENEKIRRKVGKTGKK, from the coding sequence TTGTCGCGGATTGGGAGAAAACCCATTGAAATTCCGGCCGGCGTGGAGGTGTCCATCGACGGGCAGACGGTGACCGTCAAGGGGCCGAAGGGCACTCTGACCCGGAATATCCACAAAGATATGGTCGTCACCATCGAAGGCAACCAGGTCGTGGTGACCCGGCCCAGTGATGAGAAGCTGCACAAGAGTTTGCACGGGACCACCCGCAGCGTCATCGCCAACATGGTGGAGGGCGTGACGAAGGGCTTCCAGAAAAACCTCGAACTTGTGGGCGTGGGCTATCGGGCAGTGAAATCCGGCAATAAGGTCACCCTGTCTTTGGGCTTTTCACACCCTGTTGAATTGGTGCCCGATGCCGGCATCGAAATCGATGTCCCGGCTCCCAACAAACTGGTGGTGCGCGGCATCGACAAAGAGCAGGTTGGTACGGTGGCGGCGTCCATCCGGCGAATTCGAGAGCCTGAACCGTATAAGGGCAAGGGCATTAAATACGAAAACGAAAAGATTCGGCGCAAAGTGGGTAAGACCGGAAAGAAGTGA